The following proteins come from a genomic window of Lolium rigidum isolate FL_2022 chromosome 5, APGP_CSIRO_Lrig_0.1, whole genome shotgun sequence:
- the LOC124653314 gene encoding DNA-directed RNA polymerases II, IV and V subunit 3-like, translating into MERPATGVTYQRFPRVKIRELKDDYAKFELRDTCASMANALRRVMIAEVPTVAIDLVEIESNSSVLNDEFIAHRLGLIPLTSSAAMGMRFSRDCDACDGDGSCEHCSVEFHLAARATDSGQTLEVTSTKDLRSTDPKVCPVDQAREYQQALGNIDPYDGDPQGDHRGILIVKLRRGQELRLRAIARKGIGKDHAKWSPAATVTFMYEPDIRINEELMETLTLEEKTSWVESSPTKVFDIDPNTQQVVVSDPEAYTYDDEVIKKAEAMGKPGLIEINAKEDSFVFTVETTGALTAYELIMNAITVLRQKLDAVRLQDDDADLGELGAHL; encoded by the exons ATGGAGCGTCCGGCGACCGGCGTGACCTACCAGCGGTTCCCGCGCGTGAAGATCCGCGAGCTCAAGGACGACTACGCCAAGTTCGAGCTGCGCGACACCTGCGCGAGCATGGCCAACGCGCTCCGCCGCGTCATGATCGCCGAGGTGCCCACCGTCGCCATCGACCTCGTCGAGATCGAGAGCAACTCCTCCGTCCTCAACGACGAGTTCATCGCGCACCGCCTCGGCCTCATCCCGctcacctcctccgccgccatggGCATGCGCTTCTCCCGCGACTGCGACGCCTGCGACGGCGACGGATCCTGCGAGCACTGCTCCGTCGAGTTCCACCTCGCCGCGCGCGCCACTGACTCCGGGCAGACGCTCGAGGTCACGTCCACCAAGGACCTACGCTCCACCGACCCCAAGGTATGCCCCGTCGACCAGGCCAGGGAGTACCAGCAGGCCCTGGGCAACATCGACCCCTACGACGGCGACCCCCAGGGAGACCACAG GGGCATACTAATTGTTAAGCTGCGTCGTGGGCAAGAACTCCGTCTTCGAGCAATTGCTAGGAAAGGAATCGGAAAGGACCATGCCAAGTGGTCCCCagctgctactgtgaccttcatgTATGAGCCTGATATacgtattaatgaagaactcATGGAGACACTTACACTTGAGGAAAAAACAAGCTGGGTGGAGAGCAGCCCTACAAAAGTATTTGACATTGATCCTAACACCCAACAG GTTGTGGTTTCGGATCCAGAGGCATACACATATGATGACGAGGTGATCAAGAAAGCAGAGGCCATGGGGAAGCCAGGACTGATAGAGATCAATGCCAAGGAGGACAGCTTTGTGTTCACCGTGGAAACAACAGGCGCCCTCACAGCCTACGAGCTGATTATGAACGCCATCACGGTGTTGAGGCAGAAGCTGGACGCTGTTCGTCTGCAAGACGATGATGCGGATCTTGGTGAGCTTGGCGCCCACCTTTGA